Proteins co-encoded in one Leptotrichia trevisanii DSM 22070 genomic window:
- a CDS encoding branched-chain amino acid ABC transporter permease — MLKSFIEQTINGLQTGSIYALIALGYTMVYGIVKLINFAHGDILMVGAYATLIAVSHGMPLIVAIVLSIVLCAILGVVIDFFAYRPIRNAPKISALITAIGMSFLLESLALIIFGANPKVIDQKYIPAFLSNNNKISLGFLHISMLTIFVIAVTSICMIALNLFIKNTKLGKATRAVSQDTGAAQLMGINVNRTIAITFAIGSGLGALGGALYAIVYPQIEPYMGMLPGLKAFIAAVFGGIGSIPGAMVGGYVLGLLEAYVKGSSLTTWANPIVFGVLILILIFKPNGLFGKNMKEKV, encoded by the coding sequence ATGTTAAAGAGTTTTATTGAACAAACGATTAACGGACTGCAGACTGGAAGTATTTATGCCCTGATTGCGTTGGGATATACAATGGTTTATGGTATCGTTAAATTAATAAATTTTGCACATGGGGATATACTTATGGTGGGGGCTTATGCAACTTTAATTGCCGTGTCACACGGGATGCCATTAATTGTGGCTATTGTTTTGTCAATTGTTTTGTGTGCTATTCTTGGAGTTGTAATCGACTTTTTTGCATACCGTCCAATTAGAAATGCACCTAAAATTTCAGCACTTATAACAGCAATTGGAATGAGCTTTTTATTGGAAAGTCTGGCACTTATAATATTTGGTGCAAATCCAAAAGTTATTGATCAGAAATATATACCAGCATTTTTATCAAATAATAATAAAATCAGTTTAGGATTTTTGCATATCAGTATGCTTACAATATTTGTAATAGCAGTTACATCAATTTGTATGATTGCCTTGAACCTGTTTATTAAAAACACAAAACTGGGAAAAGCGACAAGGGCGGTTTCACAGGATACAGGAGCAGCACAGCTTATGGGAATTAATGTAAACAGGACTATTGCCATAACATTTGCAATTGGATCCGGACTTGGTGCATTAGGTGGAGCATTATATGCGATTGTTTATCCGCAAATTGAGCCCTATATGGGAATGCTGCCAGGACTGAAGGCGTTTATTGCAGCTGTATTTGGTGGAATTGGAAGTATTCCGGGAGCTATGGTTGGTGGATATGTCTTGGGACTTCTTGAGGCGTATGTGAAAGGATCATCACTTACAACTTGGGCAAATCCCATTGTATTTGGTGTGTTAATATTAATATTGATTTTTAAACCAAATGGACTGTTTGGAAAGAATATGAAGGAAAAAGTATAA
- a CDS encoding branched-chain amino acid ABC transporter permease — protein MGKNNKDIKTEDVNKTEKKQNENNKNDKETKEYKWQNLNYFNKLNVKNYVVTFISIIALYIVLSFTFDPNDAFSYTKGIYINILIFVLFAVSLNITVGLMGQLNLGQAGFIAIGGYSAAFISKILVNYNLPPFLQLVLVSLFGGLVAAVFGFFVGGSTLRLRGDYLAIITLAFGEIIKYIIQNLDFLGGATGLNNIPTILDFSNTYFIVVISIIIITMAMTSRKGKEILSIREDEIAAENIGIGLNRVKLYGFAFSAFFAGVGGSLFAHNIGILTPDKFGFLFSIEILVMVVLGGLGSITGAIVAATILTLLNERLRDVSQFRYLVYAIILISLMIFRPKGIFGTKEFTFAGTKRRINRIRNYRNNKNEKSES, from the coding sequence ATGGGAAAAAATAATAAAGATATAAAAACAGAAGATGTAAATAAAACAGAAAAAAAACAAAATGAAAATAATAAAAATGATAAAGAAACAAAAGAATATAAATGGCAAAACTTAAATTATTTTAATAAATTGAATGTAAAAAATTATGTAGTTACATTTATTTCGATAATTGCACTTTATATCGTTTTGAGTTTTACTTTTGATCCAAATGATGCTTTCAGTTATACAAAGGGAATTTATATAAATATCTTGATTTTCGTTTTATTTGCAGTAAGTCTGAATATAACAGTCGGACTTATGGGACAGCTTAATTTAGGACAGGCTGGATTTATTGCAATTGGTGGATATTCAGCGGCATTTATTTCAAAGATACTGGTAAACTATAATTTGCCGCCATTTTTACAGTTAGTTCTTGTGTCATTATTTGGTGGACTGGTTGCAGCTGTGTTTGGATTTTTTGTTGGTGGGAGCACGCTTAGGTTAAGAGGGGATTATCTAGCGATTATTACACTTGCCTTTGGAGAAATTATAAAATATATTATTCAAAATCTGGACTTCTTGGGAGGAGCGACTGGACTTAACAATATCCCAACAATCTTGGATTTCTCAAACACATATTTCATCGTAGTTATTTCAATTATTATAATCACAATGGCAATGACTTCTCGAAAAGGAAAAGAAATTTTATCAATTAGAGAAGATGAAATTGCTGCAGAAAATATTGGAATTGGGTTAAATCGTGTAAAACTTTATGGATTTGCCTTTTCAGCATTCTTTGCTGGAGTTGGAGGATCACTGTTTGCTCATAATATCGGAATTTTGACGCCTGATAAATTTGGATTTTTATTCTCAATAGAAATTCTTGTTATGGTGGTGCTTGGTGGACTTGGAAGTATCACGGGAGCGATTGTTGCTGCGACAATTTTGACTTTGCTGAATGAAAGATTGAGAGATGTTTCACAGTTTAGATACTTGGTTTATGCGATTATATTGATTTCGTTAATGATTTTCCGTCCAAAAGGAATTTTTGGAACTAAGGAATTTACATTTGCGGGGACAAAGAGAAGAATTAACCGGATTAGAAATTATAGAAATAATAAGAATGAGAAAAGTGAAAGTTAA